From Fusobacterium varium:
ACATTGAGAAGAGAAAAAGGGACTGATATAGACGGTGCTTGTGGTCAGTTAAGACAGAAAGCTCCTAAGAAATAGTTTGATTTTAAAAGGAGTACTGAAACTATGAAAATACTTGTAAAAAGAATAATAAAAATAATGATAGTTTTATTTATTGTTGGAAGTATTGCATCTGTGGGAGTAGTTTTAGGAGTTATAAATAAATATTCCAAAGAACTTCCTGATATAGTAACTTTGATAGAAGACTATGCACCCTCTCTGCCAACTGTACTGTATGATAGAAATGGTGAAGTAATAGATACTATATACAGAGAATCCAGAGATACAGTAAAGCTAAAAGAAGTTCCTATATACAGCAGAAATGCTTTTTTAGCAATAGAAGATAAACAGTTTTATTCACATCATGGAATACATATAAAAAGACTGATAGGGGCTATTGTAGCTAATATTCGTAGTGGTCGTGCTGTACAGGGAGCAAGTTCAATAACTCAGCAGCTTGCAAAAAATGCCTTTCTTTCTCATGAGAGAAAACTTTCAAGAAAAATAAAAGAGGCTATTATAACATTTGAAATAGAGAGAAGATATACTAAAGATGAGATATTTGAAAAATATCTGAATGAGATATATTTTGGAGCTGGATCTTATGGTATAAAGACAGCAGCTAAACAATTGTACAGGAAGGATATTTCTGAAATAAACATAGCTGAATCAGCTCTCCTTGCAGGGATACCCAACAGACCTGAGAAATATAATCCAAGAAGAAATTTAGAGGCTTCATTAAAGAGAGCAAATCTTATTTTATCTGAAATGTATAAGGATAAACTTATAACAAAAGAAGAATATGAACAGGCAAAAAATCATAAATTTATAAATGAAGATAAGCTTCCTGAAAATTTTAAAATGGATGATAATACAACTATAATATATAACAAAAAAAGTGATGTAACAATTAATTATCCTGACTTTTCAAATATGGTGGAAGAGTTTTTAGTTGATAAATTTGGAGAGAATATGGTATATACTGGAGGATTGAGAGTACATACTACTTTAGATTTAGAAATGCAGAAAACTGCAAAAGAAGTATTTGAAAATTATGAGTTCTTCAAAAAAAATGATGAACTGCAAGGTGGAATGGCAACTATAGATCCGAATAATGGACATGTAATATCTCTGATTGGTGGGAGAAATTTTAAATCAGGAAATTTCAATAGAGCAACCATGGCAAAAAGGCAGTTAGGTTCTTCATTTAAACCTTTCTTATATTTTACAGCCATAGAAAATGGAATGGAAATGAATTCAGTAGTAGAAGACTCATTTATTTCATTTGGAAGCTGGATACCAAAAAACTATGGAAGCAGATATTCAAATAATGTTACTCTGCTTAATGCATTGGATAGATCATTAAATATAGTTTCTATAAAAATGCTTCAAAAAATAGGAACAAAAACATTTAAAGAAACTGTTGCAAAACTTGATCCTAGTTTGAATATACCAGATGATCTTACTGCGTCTTTGGGATCATTTGAAAATACACCATTACAGCATGCCATAGACTATTCAATATTTTCAAATGGAGGTTATGTAGTAGAGCCTGTAACAGTAATAGATGTAGAAGATAGATATGGAAATCCTATATATCAGAATAC
This genomic window contains:
- a CDS encoding penicillin-binding protein, with the translated sequence MKILVKRIIKIMIVLFIVGSIASVGVVLGVINKYSKELPDIVTLIEDYAPSLPTVLYDRNGEVIDTIYRESRDTVKLKEVPIYSRNAFLAIEDKQFYSHHGIHIKRLIGAIVANIRSGRAVQGASSITQQLAKNAFLSHERKLSRKIKEAIITFEIERRYTKDEIFEKYLNEIYFGAGSYGIKTAAKQLYRKDISEINIAESALLAGIPNRPEKYNPRRNLEASLKRANLILSEMYKDKLITKEEYEQAKNHKFINEDKLPENFKMDDNTTIIYNKKSDVTINYPDFSNMVEEFLVDKFGENMVYTGGLRVHTTLDLEMQKTAKEVFENYEFFKKNDELQGGMATIDPNNGHVISLIGGRNFKSGNFNRATMAKRQLGSSFKPFLYFTAIENGMEMNSVVEDSFISFGSWIPKNYGSRYSNNVTLLNALDRSLNIVSIKMLQKIGTKTFKETVAKLDPSLNIPDDLTASLGSFENTPLQHAIDYSIFSNGGYVVEPVTVIDVEDRYGNPIYQNTPKKEKVFDSINTSIITFMLKSSVQYGSSSRASVYTKDKKRIEQGGKTGTVNDNRTIWFAGITPDYVTTIYIGYDDNRAIRGNVTGGTGVAPLWAKYYQTLIDKGLYAPSTFSFLENHLKNGDFNLQTLTVNNGLISGAGREFLVRKGKLQMESEMKYANGIAGIFGSVRKENGTEGTEGYNPVIEKTNNDIAPENTTSNDSLFKRLLGN